The Capsicum annuum cultivar UCD-10X-F1 chromosome 3, UCD10Xv1.1, whole genome shotgun sequence genomic sequence TGTGTTTTACTGGGGGATAACTCTGCTTATCCTTTGAAAATCAAGGAAATACCTAAAGAAAATTTTGGACATACACTATGTAGGTTTCTTTGACTGCTCCAAAATTGTGTGCCAAAATGTTTTGTGGACCACATCATTTTTTGGGTGGAAGATTTGTTCCACAATCCGTCATAGACAAATTCAAGCTAAAACTTCCATCATATCCCGGCACTTCCATGTGTGTTAGAATTGGAAATCTTCCACAACCCAATTTATCAGCACCGAAAGGAATATTTGCAGCTTCTTTATCTCTTGAGGTGGAGGAAGATCCTATTGATCAGGTTGAGTTTGTAGAAAAGTCTATTATATCTGGATCTTTGACTCTCTTGTGGTAATTTTATCCCAAGTTTGCCGTATAATCCAGAAATGTATGCAAACTTCTTTCTTAAAGCTATACAGTATATTTATATTTGAGGCAATAAAGCCCCATTCTGATTGTAGTTTCAAAAGTGGCTTGGTGATGCATTGGCAGCTGGCGTCAAAGAACCCCATTATATGGTCATGTCAACAGCTGGTAAAGATGCAAAACCGTAAGTCTTTCTAGCTTCAATTTTCTAGTCTTTACATGGTGTGCAAGTTAATATAACAGTGATTTTTGCTTGATGTTGACTGGTATTTCTTCTTCCCAGTTCATCGCGGATGATATCATTGGAAGGAGTAAACAAAGATGGTTTTGTCTGGTGAGCTCCATAACTAATTCTGAAGTATACATAGTCTATTTAGTGACATCCTTCTTGCTTCTGCAGGCATACCAACTATGGGAGTCGAAAGGCTCGTGAAATTTCTGAAAATCCTCATGCATCACTTCTCTTTTACTGGTGTTCTTTGAATTGCCAGGTTAAAAACAATACCATCATTAGCACTTCTTGGAATTTGGGAGAGCACTAATACATAGTGACACTGTTATATTGGTGTAACTATTAACAACTTAACATACATGAAAATGTCCAGTGATAGCTCTAGAAATCCTGTCCTGGATATGCACTCGATGACTTGAGAGTAATCTGCATGATTGTGTTGGGGTAGATGAGTTACCGAAAAGATGCATTTAGCCTTTGCAGACTACTATCTATGCACAATTAGAATCCACGTTCAGTTTCaccatgataaaaataaaatgtaaagagaTAGAAAGAGGAAGTAATTTTCATTATTATCATTGCATTTACTCTCTGAGATGTAATTAAATAACTTACTACATAATGCACTTACAATTAGATGATTATTCTTTCTGTGCTTCATTACAAATTCATTTGTAGATAAGAGTGGAGGGATTTGTGGAGCAAGTTTCTGACGAGGAATCTGATCAATACTTCTCTAGTCTTCCTCGAGATGCCCAGATTAGACCAATAGTTAGCAAGCAGGTTCGTCTAGTATTTTCAAAAACAGATTTTCTAGATTCCGATTTTTGCATTTCTGTATACGTGCATCAACAGTTAGTTTTCAATCTATTCTGCAAGTTCAGAGCACATCGATTAATGGACGAGAGGTTCTCTATCAACAGTACAAAGAATTAGAGGACGAGTACCATGAAAGGTCAGTAGTTTCACATAATTCTGgtcgttctttcttttcttgtctGCAACTAGTGCTGCTCTGGTTTCAATATTCCATCTATGCCTAGCAGAAGTATTCTATTGATTGGGTTACAGTGTGTGATTGCTATCAGCATTTACAATATTTGGATCGAGTTCTTCAACCTTGTTCGAACATGTAAAAGACGTACTTTTCTGTCTGCgttcttgaaaattttctgaCCAAGACTTGTTGATTACAACTAATTGTACTTACGTATCCTTTCTCAAGAAGTTTGTGATTGTCTAGATTCAGGTGAACCCAAAAGCAATCCTTTTTTGCCTAACATGCAGGACTTCAATACCAAGACCCAAACACTGGGGAGGTTACAGGCTTATTCCagagttttttgagttttggCAGGGAGAGGAATCTCAAGTGCATCTCAAGTATGTCCAAACCCATCTAGCTTTTATTTCATCGTGATAGACTCTACGGGCCCATCAAATGATCTCTGTTTAAATCCAAGTAGTCTGCACTAATTGATTTGGATTCAACAGAAAGACCACCTAAAAGTTTGGGTCGTGAATGGAGGGAAACTTTGACATACCTCTTATACCGCTTCATATATGGCATTGGAGTGAGtaattgtaaatttattttaaaaactagtCAGAAAAATCCATTAAGAGAGATGATAGAACAGATCTCCAGAATCAATAAGTTTAAAAGATGGAACTAGATGAGCAAATATGGGACAACCCTATAATATCTCCCACCAACTTGATGGAGTAGAACAAAGTTATTTTCCAACGGATCAACCTTGATAATTTGAGCTGAAATGATTCCTGATATTAATTGATGTTGACTTATGCATTTAAGCATGCTGTTGTTAACAGATTGCGGTACTATGTGGAGGAGATCGATGGAAGAAAAGTATGGAGAGTTGATAAATTGGTCCCACTATTAGCCGAATCAACATCTTCATTATGACTTACCATATTGAACCTTAGCAAAAGTTGCAGGCCATGACAGCAGCTCTCAATTAGATCTTCCCTTTTTATGTGTCCCTTCTGATTACCTTTTCTTGGGTCAGGATGTTGCCCTTAGGAGGTGATATTTCTGTATATATGTGTATGCCAAAAAGTTAACTTACATGTTATCTCCTTATATATATCTCCTTGTTGATTTGCATTTGTCCCTTCTACTTTTATTCCAGATGAAgtatcttttgtttctttttcctttttgtgtCAAAAATTGGCTCTATGTTGGTCTCAGGTACAATTCCTAGTAGTGGCAAAAACAATAAAGTGATTTGTTCCCATCTATCCTAGTTTTGATGGATATTATTAGATGGCAATTATTAGATGAAATTGGCTCTGTAACTCCTGACAATTTCAGATGATGCAATCTTCTAATGAAAATGAAGTTCAGGGAAAGAAATCAAAAATGTTCTATATCTTCCCACCCCCTCCCCCTCATTTCCGCATCATGGCAATAATGAGAAACTCTTTCAGTTGCATTCTTCACTAGCCCTCCCCAATGTAACCATTGTATAACATTCAAATCACTTCCCTTATTTCTTGACCGCAGAGACACCATTTTTCGAGTGTCTAATGGACAGGTTAGGTCATGCCTCCAAAAGACAACTTAAACGCTGACAAATAGAAAAGGATTTGGGCAACTATGATCCAATTGAGCCGAGCAATAAGTTGATTTGACGgcaaaaattaagtcattatgGGGCTGAGGATGAAGCTTCTGTCTAAGTTGATTAGAGTTTCTCATAAGTTGACTTGAAACTGTAGAGGTAGGAAACCCAAAATTAACCTGCAAATTGGATATTGAATTTACCTGACGCATCAAAAATGGATAGATTGGGGGTTGCACATTAACGAGACAATTACAGCCCTAAATTTATTACTTCTATAAAAACTCTGTTTTGCCAAAAGGCACTTGAATCCTTCCAAGAATCAATATTAACCGAAAAGATACGGAAAATGTACATAGAATTACTGTTGAATGCAACGAGAATATGCATTCGACCATGTCTAGTTCGCGAAGGCAGCTTATCCTGTTCTTAGCAAGAAAGAGAGCACATCAGGAGATCAGCTGAATTGGGTTCTTCCCAGCAACTTCCAAGTACCATGATTTCCATGCTTCCACATAATGTGCAAAGAGATCTTTCAGTGCTGTAACACACAAAACAGAAACCAACTTGTAAGCTCGAGAACATAACTAAGCTAAGATACAAGAATGATTTGTACCTACTTCATAATATGTCAGCATGGGGAAGAATTCGTACCAAATAAACAGTAAGTGTAATTTGTTAATTCCACATTTTATGCAAAAGTTGATTTGGTTAAACAATACTAAACGCATCTATATCATAGCTCAGAACAAGTAAACAGCCAGCAGAGCAATTTATGAAAAGACCACAACGGaaaaagagttttaacctaaTAATCCATACCCTGGTAGATCACATTAACGAGGGTAGA encodes the following:
- the LOC107862447 gene encoding pyridoxine/pyridoxamine 5'-phosphate oxidase 1, chloroplastic isoform X2, whose amino-acid sequence is MEDREEISYVNQQEAIEIDRMLMGPLAFTVDQLMELAGLSVASAIGEVYSSSEYTRVLVICGPGNNGGDGLVAARHLHHFGYKPSICYPKRTTKPPFAGLISQLESLSVPFLPVEDLPMQLSSDFEIIVDAIFGFSFHGNPRPPFDSLIRRLVSMRKQQRAHEKAAVIISVDIPSGWHVEEGDVCGEGIEPDMLVSLTAPKLCAKMFCGPHHFLGGRFVPQSVIDKFKLKLPSYPGTSMCVRIGNLPQPNLSAPKGIFAASLSLEVEEDPIDQFQKWLGDALAAGVKEPHYMVMSTAGKDAKPSSRMISLEGVNKDGFVWHTNYGSRKAREISENPHASLLFYWCSLNCQIRVEGFVEQVSDEESDQYFSSLPRDAQIRPIVSKQLVFNLFCKFRAHRLMDERFSINSTKN
- the LOC107862447 gene encoding pyridoxine/pyridoxamine 5'-phosphate oxidase 1, chloroplastic isoform X1, producing the protein MEDREEISYVNQQEAIEIDRMLMGPLAFTVDQLMELAGLSVASAIGEVYSSSEYTRVLVICGPGNNGGDGLVAARHLHHFGYKPSICYPKRTTKPPFAGLISQLESLSVPFLPVEDLPMQLSSDFEIIVDAIFGFSFHGNPRPPFDSLIRRLVSMRKQQRAHEKAAVIISVDIPSGWHVEEGDVCGEGIEPDMLVSLTAPKLCAKMFCGPHHFLGGRFVPQSVIDKFKLKLPSYPGTSMCVRIGNLPQPNLSAPKGIFAASLSLEVEEDPIDQFQKWLGDALAAGVKEPHYMVMSTAGKDAKPSSRMISLEGVNKDGFVWHTNYGSRKAREISENPHASLLFYWCSLNCQIRVEGFVEQVSDEESDQYFSSLPRDAQIRPIVSKQSTSINGREVLYQQYKELEDEYHERTSIPRPKHWGGYRLIPEFFEFWQGEESQVHLKLRYYVEEIDGRKVWRVDKLVPLLAESTSSL